The following are from one region of the Dreissena polymorpha isolate Duluth1 chromosome 2, UMN_Dpol_1.0, whole genome shotgun sequence genome:
- the LOC127869218 gene encoding uncharacterized protein LOC127869218, which translates to MCAIGDTENAVVTNGQVHFYFLQDGSLRSGKLIKVHKQSSGMAYFAGNLYVATMPNLVKYSIDGKQDKLLYKDTEAGGQVTISRCAISREGQFIYVTGLDCPGLLVLDIFGNKLTFVKHLDMVSPRGLHVAPGGQVFLCGTGSSIVLQLDREHNKLVKVADGNDGLWSPQCVVLLNGKSLMIIGQEATNSILVLRVS; encoded by the exons ATGTGCGCGATTGGAGATACCGAGAATGCAGTGGTCACTAACGGGCAAGTCCATTTCTACTTTCTCCAAGATGGAAGCCTGAGGTCAGGAAAGTTGATCAAGGTTCACAAACAGTCATCTGGTATGGCATATTTCGCCGGCAATCTATATGTGGCAACAATGCCGAACCTTGTCAAGTACTCTATTGATGGGAAACAGGACAAGCTGTTATATAAAGACACGGAAGCCGGTGGACAAG tAACAATTTCCCGATGTGCAATCAGCCGTGAAGGTCAATTCATCTACGTGACTGGACTCGACTGTCCAGGATTGCTTGTACTTGACATCTTTGGAAACAAACTCACATTCGTTAAACACCTTGACATGGTATCCCCGCGTGGATTGCACGTTGCTCCAGGTGGTCAGGTGTTTTTATGCGGGACAGGTTCCAGCATTGTCCTGCAACTCGACAGGGAACATAATAAATTGGTAAAAGTGGCAGATGGAAACGATGGCCTTTGGTCGCCTCAGTGTGTAGTGCTGTTAAATGGGAAATCGCTAATGATTATTGGACAAGAAGCAACAAATAGCATCTTAGTCTTACGTGTTTCCTGA